The Spirochaetota bacterium sequence AAAAGTTTACATTTAAAATTGTTTGTGAACACAAAGATTATCTCAAAGAAGAAAAAATCCTCTCTATAGAAAAAAAAAGTGAACAAACTATTTTAGATTATATAAGAAAAGGTGATATAATTGAAATAGAACCTTTATATCTAGTAAAATAGAAAATTTATTTAAAAAATTATATTAAAAAGAGGTGGAATTATGAATATTGAAACTTTTATTAATAATATCACCCATTTAGGTCATGCATCTATTAAAATTAAATATAATAATAAAGTTATCTATATTGATCCATTTAAGATATCTAATAATGAAGAGAAGGCTGATTATATTTTTTCTACACATCCTCATTTCGATCATTACTCTGAGGAAGATATAAATAAATTAATTTATAAAAATACTGTATTAATTGTTGTTGAAGAATTAAAAAATAAAGCAAATAAGTTAAATGCAAAAGAAGTTATATTTGTTAATCCAGGATTTAAGCAAAATCACGATTCTATTATATTTGAAACAGTTTATGCATATAATATTAACAAAAATTTTCACCCAAAATCAAATAATTGGGTTGGTTATATTATTGAAATAGATGGAATAAAAATTTATCACGCAGGAGACACAGATTTTATTCCAGAAATGAAAAATTTAAAAACTGATATTGCTTTTTTACCTATTGGGGGCACATATACTATGAATTATAAAGAAGCAGCAGAAGCTGCTAACTCTTTTAAACCTAAAATTGCAATTCCTATACACTTTGGCTCTATAATAGGAACAAAATCTGATGCCCAAAATTTTATAAGTTTACTTAATAAAGACATTAAAGGTATCATATTATAATCAATATAAGCTTAGTAAATTAACAGATAAAAATTCATAATATAAACTACTTTATTTTCATAAATAATTTATAATAAAACCAAAAGAAAAGATTATATTAAATGTAATTTGAGGATATTATGTTATTTAATTTTACTAAGTTAAAAAAAGAAAAATTTTTATTTTTATCTTTTCTTTCCTATTTTACCTTTTTAATATTGCTCTCTTTTTTATTTTTCGAGAAAAATAATAACATCAAAATCACTTTTAATCCTTTAGATACATTAAAGGGTTTTTTTAATATCATTTCCTCACCTTCAAGACTAATAGTTGATTATTTTTATATATCTTCTCCTAATTCAGCTATATTTAATGCTTCAATATTAGCAATTTTATCTCTTTTAATTATTTATTTTAACAAAGTTAAAATAGCTGGACCATCTATAGCTGCCATTTTTACTGTTTTTGGATTTTCACTTTTTGGAAAAAACATTTTTAATGTTCTTCCTATAATTATAGGAGTATATTTATCTGCAAAATTTGTAAGAAAAAATTTCAATGAGTATATATTAATTTCACTATTTGGAACAGCCATTTCACCTATTGTTTCAACAATTGCATTCGAATCTAACCTAAGTCTATTTTATTCTATACCTATTTCAATCTTTGTTGGTATATTAGTAGGATTTTTTCTTCCACCAATTGGTGTTTATCTTTTAAGAATGCATCAAGGTTATAATTTATATAATATTGGTTTTACATGTGGTTTTTTTGGTTTATTTATAGGTTCTATTTTAAAAAAATTAAATTTTAATCAAAATTTATTTCTTTTCTGGTTTCCTAAGAATTCTTACATTTCGATTTTCTTAATCATTTTTACTTTTATATTCTTTATATTTCTTACCCTTATTAATATAAATAAATTTTCTAGTTTAATTAAATCTTTTATAAATTTGCAAAAAGAATCTGGGAGATTACCTTCTGATTTTATTACTACAAACAGTAATGATGCAGTATTTTTAAATGTTTCAATTTTAATTTTAGTATTTTTCTTAATATGCATTTTTTTTAAAATCCCTTTAAATGGACCTGTATTAGGTGGAATTTTCACTATAATTGGTTTTGCTACTTTTGGAAAAAATCTTTATAATACTATATTTATAGTATTGGGGGTTATTTTATCTATAATGTTTTTTAGAAAAGAACTTAATTCTCCAGTACCAGCTCTTGCTATACTATTTTGTACTTCCCTAGCTCCATTTACAGGGGGCTTTGGGCCTATAATTGGAATAATAGCTGGTTTTTTGCATTTTATAATTGTTAATTTTACAGCAAGTTGGGCTATGGGCATAAATCTTTATAATAATGGTTTTTCTGCTGGAATAGTTTCTATTCTTTTACTTTCTATTATAGATTGGATATTTAATTATAGAATAAAAAAATAAAAAAAGGATAAAATATGAAAAACCAAGAGTTAATTTCTCAAATAGTTTCAGAAATTTTACATTTTCTATTATCCTTTGATCCAAAAAACATTGTTATTTCAGTACATCAGGAGAAAGATGGTGTTCATATTTGTATAATTGATGATCTTAAAAGATCAAAAGAAGAAATAGAAAAAATTAAAAACTCGTTATATGCAGAATATAGGCCTGAAGTTGCTGGATACTATGGTAATCTCATTGGCTATGACCTACTTGGTAAAACTAATTTATCTTTATTAGGGTGGGATGTAAAATATATCAACTTTGAAGATACTAAAAAAGATGGAATAAAAATTGATATATGGATTGGAAGTTCTGAATTTGATCCAAAAAAATTTACAATACCAATATAATTCTTTTGAAAAAAAAGAAACAGCAAATTTATTTTAGATTATAAATTTTTTATATTATATTAAAAAATATATTAAATTAATACAAATTGAGTAAATCAATTTTAATTCTAAAAACTTTTATTTATTAATTCTTCAAGCATATCATCATCTGCTATTTCTGGAATAGTTATATGTCCCTTATCTTTATTTTCTTCATTCCATTCCTTTGAAACCTCTAGAGCATGCTCGTTTCTGGCCCATGATCTTCTAGCTATTCCTCCCATAACATCCCATTCTAAAGCAGATTTTATAATCGAATCTGTTAATTCTGATCCATCAAGCAATAAACCAAAACCGCCATTAAAACTTTTCCCAATACCGACTCCCCCTCCATTTGATAAAACAACAAGAGTCATACCTCTTGCAGCATTTCCTGCAAATGTATGAACAGACATTTCAGCCATAATATTTGAACCATCTTTAATATTTGCAGTTTCTCTAAATGGTGAATCTGTACCTGAAACATCATGATGGTCTCTACCAAGCATAATAGGACCTACTTCACCTTTTCTAACCATATCATTAAACTTTAATGCAATTGACACTCTTTGTTTACAATCTGCATAAAGAATTCTTGCTTTTGTTCCAACAACAAGTTTATTATGCTTTGCATTTTTTACCCACTCAAAATTATCTCTATCTTGAGCTCTTCTTTTTGGATTAATTAAGCTCATTGCTGCTTTATCTGTTTTATCTAAATCTTCATCTTTCCCAGACAAACATATCCATCTGAAAGGACCATATCCATAATCAAAACATAAAGGCCCCATTATATCTTCAACATAAGAAGGATAAATAAATCCATCTGAAGTATCTTCTCCATTTTTAGTTATCTCTTTTACACCAGCATCATAAACAGCTTTTAAAAAAGAGTTTCCATAATCCCAAAATTTTGTTCCCCTTTCACTCATTATTTTTATAAGTCTTATCTGTTCTTTTAATGATTCATTCACATATTTTCTAAATTTTTCAGGATCCTCTTTAATTAGCTTTCTCCCCTCTTCAAATGTTACTTGAAAAGGGGTATAACCACCTTCATATACAGCATGGCATGAAGTTTGATCTGAAGCAAGATCAACCTCTATATTATTTTGAACTACATATCTCCATAAATTAACTACATTTCCATAATATGCAATTGATAAAGGTTTTTTTTCTTTCTTTGATTTTAAAGCTAGCTTAAATATTTCATCAAGATTATCTGACACTAAATCAACCCACCCTTGTTTATATCTTGTGTCTATTCTTGATTTATCAACCTCTGCTATAATAGAAACTGCTCCTGCAATATTTCCTGCTTT is a genomic window containing:
- a CDS encoding MBL fold metallo-hydrolase, whose translation is MNIETFINNITHLGHASIKIKYNNKVIYIDPFKISNNEEKADYIFSTHPHFDHYSEEDINKLIYKNTVLIVVEELKNKANKLNAKEVIFVNPGFKQNHDSIIFETVYAYNINKNFHPKSNNWVGYIIEIDGIKIYHAGDTDFIPEMKNLKTDIAFLPIGGTYTMNYKEAAEAANSFKPKIAIPIHFGSIIGTKSDAQNFISLLNKDIKGIIL
- a CDS encoding DUF1576 domain-containing protein; the encoded protein is MLFNFTKLKKEKFLFLSFLSYFTFLILLSFLFFEKNNNIKITFNPLDTLKGFFNIISSPSRLIVDYFYISSPNSAIFNASILAILSLLIIYFNKVKIAGPSIAAIFTVFGFSLFGKNIFNVLPIIIGVYLSAKFVRKNFNEYILISLFGTAISPIVSTIAFESNLSLFYSIPISIFVGILVGFFLPPIGVYLLRMHQGYNLYNIGFTCGFFGLFIGSILKKLNFNQNLFLFWFPKNSYISIFLIIFTFIFFIFLTLININKFSSLIKSFINLQKESGRLPSDFITTNSNDAVFLNVSILILVFFLICIFFKIPLNGPVLGGIFTIIGFATFGKNLYNTIFIVLGVILSIMFFRKELNSPVPALAILFCTSLAPFTGGFGPIIGIIAGFLHFIIVNFTASWAMGINLYNNGFSAGIVSILLLSIIDWIFNYRIKK
- a CDS encoding urocanate hydratase; translation: MSDYFNIKLPDELPDYPPFIEGIRRAPSRGFFLNKEKTKLALKNALRYIPKHLHKILAPEFLEELKTYGRIYGYRYRPAGNIKAKPIDEYKGHCLAGKALQVMIDNNLDFDIALYPYELVTYGESGQVMQNWMQYRLIKMYLELMNDDQTLVVSSGHPVGLFKTKKDAPRVISTNGLMIGMFDNPKDFAMAAALGVANYGQMTAGGWMYIGPQGIVHGTYITILNAARLYKNVPQDGDASGLLYISSGLGGMSGAQPKAGNIAGAVSIIAEVDKSRIDTRYKQGWVDLVSDNLDEIFKLALKSKKEKKPLSIAYYGNVVNLWRYVVQNNIEVDLASDQTSCHAVYEGGYTPFQVTFEEGRKLIKEDPEKFRKYVNESLKEQIRLIKIMSERGTKFWDYGNSFLKAVYDAGVKEITKNGEDTSDGFIYPSYVEDIMGPLCFDYGYGPFRWICLSGKDEDLDKTDKAAMSLINPKRRAQDRDNFEWVKNAKHNKLVVGTKARILYADCKQRVSIALKFNDMVRKGEVGPIMLGRDHHDVSGTDSPFRETANIKDGSNIMAEMSVHTFAGNAARGMTLVVLSNGGGVGIGKSFNGGFGLLLDGSELTDSIIKSALEWDVMGGIARRSWARNEHALEVSKEWNEENKDKGHITIPEIADDDMLEELINKSF